In one Lolium rigidum isolate FL_2022 chromosome 3, APGP_CSIRO_Lrig_0.1, whole genome shotgun sequence genomic region, the following are encoded:
- the LOC124694575 gene encoding uncharacterized protein LOC124694575 encodes MASKEEAGGGQPVLQYVAAGVIDFVAVHCLWNVEVKQGDNNQPMSEVCDWNIYGTKLKFDGWFLNTADQDGDGGEDGAGGEDGAGGEDGAGGEDGAGGEDGAGGEDDATFALEDIGREIVSCLRVVQLLAIRANFRISHINALDWNQYTNIYRALEGEVQEEGMDLVLTGPYRMLEAYSTLGLEVFTADDDEGSSTGRIFKRWDVAWPEEVEEFTQTIYGGLGRKLEVTYLVIPEAIETHVEVELNLKDLGSKSRAVYGSVKSIAIDYGSKSVHLFEL; translated from the exons ATGGCTTCTAAAGAGGAAGCA GGTGGGGGGCAGCCTGTTCTACAATACGTTGCTGCTGGCGTGATTGATTTTGTTGCTGTTCACTGTTTGTGGAATGTAGAAGTAAAACAG GGTGACAACAATCAGCCGATGAGTGAAGTGTGCGATTGGAACATTTATGGAACCAAACTCAAGTTTGATGGATGGTTTCTTAACACTGCCGATCAGGATGGTGACGGAGGTGAGGATGGTGCCGGGGGTGAGGATGGTGCCGGGGGTGAGGATGGTGCCGGGGGTGAGGATGGTGCCGGAGGTGAGGATGGTGCCGGAGGTGAGGATGATGCTACATTTGCATTGGAGGATATCGGTCGTGAAATTGTGTCATGTTTACGTGTGGTGCAATTGTTAGCCATTCGTGCAAACTTCCGTATCAGCCATATCAACGCATTGGACTGGAACCAATATACAAACATCTATAGGGCACTTGAGGGGGAAGTACAAGAG GAAGGAATGGATTTGGTACTCACTGGACCATATAGGATGCTAGAGGCTTACTCCACCTTGGGCTTGGAGGTTTTCACAGCCGACGATGATGAGGGGTCTTCTACCGGTCGTATTTTCAAAAGGTGGGATGTTGCTTGGCCTGAAGAGGTTGAGGAATTCACACAAACCATCTATGGAGGCCTTGGCCGCAAGTTGGAGGTCACATACTTGGTGATTCCGGAAGCCATTGAGACCCATGTTGAGGTCGAGTTGAACCTCAAAGACCTCGGTTCGAAAAGCCGCGCTGTGTATGGTAGCGTCAAGTCAATTGCCATTGACTATGGGAGCAAAAGCGTCCATCTCTTCGAGTTGTGA